The genomic segment AGCcacagtaagttcaaatgtgttattttgtgagttaAGTGTTTGAatatctaaatttggatttacCTTTACCTTGACTCAAACATTCCAGATAAGgtagcagtagaccagcagctgctgtgtccccataacactgattttctttgtgggctttggtgcaagagaggtGAGGGGTGTACAAACATATTATTAGTTTAGATCATGACCTACACTAggatataaaacaacaacaacaacagcaaacattGCTAAATTGGGGTTCAAAAAGTAGTGTGATGATGTGAATCTCTATCGTTGCTGTATCAGGTCTGGACGACATGCTCTTCAGTGTGACAGGGATGTACTTGGCCGTGGAGCTCTTTTGGGACAAACAATTTGAATTAAATGGCCTTCCAGCAATGTGCCTTTGTCAGTTATCCTCATCAACTATAATGTGCAAATATGTTGTGACTGGCCTCTGAAGTCATGTTTCAGAATAGATGTCTGATGTGATGCAAGTAGATTtgcgaaaaaaaagaaagaaaaaaaacttgattcTTAGATGCATTGTAACTCTCCTGAACGATTGTAACTGCCGCTTTAGGTTCAGGGTTTTTAGTAGGATCCACTTGTGAAACACGTGTTAAACTGACTGAATGAGTTTTGAAAGGTATTGACAATTTACTTCCGTTCATTTTAGTCGGCGATGCTTCAAAACTGGACAGGACGTCAAAACCTGCTCAAGCTGCCAGAAGACCGCTTGTATAATATACAGGTGAGATAACTGTTTAATTTACAGTGttgtctgtgtgcagtgcttTACTGGTACAGCTCTAGAATTCAAATCTTGCCCAAAAGCAACATTTTGGTTCCAGCATATTTGAATTTTATGCTACTTGATGTTGATAAAACTGAGAAATAAtcaaaggaatacttcactgatcaCTACccatattctagtaatacaaagctaaatgcaaatcagtgagaTGACAATTTCAGAGTGAGACTTGAAAAAAGCAATATTATTGCTTCTGGATGGCTAatcagggagagaaaaaaacattaattgaaCATTAAACATTGAACGTTGAAGTATGTTTCTATCTAATGTGGAATTTAAACTGAGGGGAAAGATGTGGCACGGAATAAGgatatagtatatataaaaaaaagtaccttcAGAATAAAAGGATATCGTGCTGGGGAATGTCTTTCTACCCAAACCAGTCAACCAAATGCAAATCTGACAAGCACAAAGCTTCCCACTCACTGGTAAAACACAACATAGCTAAATAGTTCTCAGTGATTtgtagcattaaaaaaaagccctaCTGGAACACCATAAATGCTTCTGCTACAGCTGAACTTGCttcattttgtgaaaaaaaagactcaatCCCATTTCTCTTAGGGACAACCCTTCAAGATTCTGATATGTAATCACATAATCAGATGCTATATTTGCTGGAGATCCAACAtgctgtcagaaaaaaaaattatggtgTGTACTAGAGACTACAAACCAGTTTTGTTGTGGTTAGCATCGCTACACAACTTGCCAATCAATGTTGGTTTTATGGGGGTTACATTGTTTTCCTTGGATTTGGTTAATCTTTGAAAAATCGTAACGCTTTTTGTTTGAATTGTGgccctgaaaacaacaacatcacccCGCCCCTCTACCTTGACAAAAATCTGGACACACTACACCTTCACATGAATGTGCAAAACAGAgaggtgtgtgttttctgggGATTTATTAATTCTGGCctgcttctctgtctgtctgtccagcgtGGAGTACGACTTCAGGCAGCAGGAGAGACGCTTCTCGGAGGTTCTGAATTTTTCAGCCAGAAGAAACAACGCTTCCTCCACTCACCTATCCCAACCTTTTAACTTTAGCCTGCTCCGAAATGTCATCACCAAGAACTTAACAAAGTCAAAAGTGAAGAGCAAAAAGCTGTGCAGGACCATGTTCAAGTGGCTACCTAGGAAAATCCAGCAGGCGTAGACCTTGAATCAAGAGCCATGTGCTGTTTGATGGCCATTAGGTTAGTGTCACAAGTGACCAGCAGAAGCGTTTGCAGAGTGAAATGACTTTATATAAGGTTCTTACACAGTGGAGTTTCATTGTCCTGCATTTTGTCAAACTTTGTACAAGTAGGATTTGTACTTAAATTCTTCCCTGCTCTTCATTACCTGCACTATCACTATCACCTGTAAGGACGTTCTATATATCACTTTTGCAAATGAATGTACATTTCTTGTCAACATTCTTGCTGAAAATGTATGGCTTCCCACAGCCAGAGATGTCTTCATCTAGTTTGATATAAGAAAATCTGTCTGGCTCTTTCCACTCATGAGAACATTTCCTCTCTATGTGTCCCCTAACCTGCTTCTCCTGAGAATAAATATGCAatataaaacaagtttctgAAATCATTTTATCTGTTCCATTTGGGTAAAATTGATTGCTCATCATTATCTAGTTAGGATGTCTAACCCGTCAAACATAAGAAGGAGCAGTGAGTCAGACTGCACAGACTGTAATATCTCCTTTTGAGgaaactttaattttttttaattaaaacacccTTAAGAAGAGCGACTCTTAACGACAAGTGAAACTAAATTTCCTCCAACAATGGGACTTGTGGGAAATGTGCATGGGCTCACTGCCACTGTAAGAGACTATAGCCTCAACACAGCTCTGTCACTAAGAACCATTTAACTACCGGAActgacaataaaatataatgttttttatttaatgaaaatgaatacaCTAGAATGAATCAGAGCAGTAATCACCGGCTGGGCAATCTTAATGATGAAGGCAGCGAGCGAGGACGCAAAGGCCCTTGACGAGTCGGCATACAGAGCCAAGGTCGAGAAGATGGCACAGTGGGGGGCTCTGCAACTAAAATCATGCTTAACAACGGCAAAACCAAGGGGATGattgtggacttcaggaggtACAGAGTAGATCCTGCCCCATTCTACATCATCGGTGACCTTACTGAATCCGGCTGGCTGCTGGACGTCGCATCATGGAAATGAAATTAGTTGGAGAATCTCAACGCTCATTGGTTTTGTTGCAAAGTTTTTTAGTGAATCACAAGGGTGAAAATTCAAGGCTGCacatagcttcttttttttttaccactctCACCATTGAGAGTGTGCTGGTGCACTGGTGTACCATGGGTGATCAAACCAGCCCAGAAAAGCAATGGTTGCCCCATACCTTCCCTGGATCACCTCACCAGTTCCTGGTGTCTCAGCAGGGCCCCTAATATCATCTGAGATCACACACATCGTGGACAGTGCCTTTTCATCAGGTGGTACAGGATGAAGAGACTTAAAAACTGGGCAATTAGAGTCCGAAACTCGGGAATTTGAAACCAGCACAACAGGCAATATATGATTATGTGCAATGATCAGTATGtgtctttattgtctttttttttttgcttgttatGCTACTTTTACGCATGGTTCTTGAGAACAATAGCAACCACACAGCTTTAACAGTAGGTTGGATGGTGACAGGTTGAACAGGTTTTAGGAAGAGTGAGCATCCCTGTttcatcccccccccacacacacacacacctttgtttGAAACTTTGCAGAAGTCTGTCAGGGTGTGAGGAAGATTTACGTAATCAAACAGTGTTTCAGAGACAACATTATGGATTCAAGCTTTAGCCAAAAGCTGTGTTTTAGACTCTTTTTCCAGAGTGGATTCTGACCTCGCAAATGCTCAAAAACTTCAGCTATACCAGACAAAGTATCATTTTCTTCAAATGTGTGTAGTAAGCAAAGCTTTGTTTGCCATTATCTGCACTTTACATCATACAAAGAGTTAAACACCTTTTGTTTGTCAGGCTCCTGATAATCCTCCCCCTTTACATGGAGGCAGCTCAAATGTCCTGGTCCCCTCCTCCCTCAGATCTGcagcttgtgcaaacgtgtggtGATTTGCAGGAGCTGATAGGCCCCAcccactgctaaaaaaaaactgttgttgaCAGAGCTCAGACTAGTTTCCGCCTCTGAGCAACACTGTCGCTGTGACTGAGAGCTGAAAATGGCACAGATAGCAGCTCAGCTGGATCGGGAACTCTTCTGCTGTTCTATCTGCAAGGATCTGCTGAAGGATCCAGTGACTATTTCCTGTGGACACAGCTACTGTTTGAATTGTCTTAAAATCCACTGGGACAAAGAGGACAAGAAGAAAGTCTACAGCTGCCCCGACTGTGAGCAAACCTTCACACCGAGGCCTGTCCTGGAAAAACACGCCGTACTGGCTGGtttagtggaggagctgaagaagatcagTCTCcaagctgctcctgctgacCACTGCTATGCTGGACCTGAAGACGTGGCGTGTGATTTCTGCACTGGGACGAGACTGAAAGCTGTCAAGTTCTGTTTGGTGTGCGTGTTTTCGTACTGTGAGAAACACCTGCAGCCACATAAGGAGTCATCtgcattaaagaaacacacgCTGGTGGACCCCTTCAAGGAACGCCAGGACAACATCTGCTCCCATCACGGTGAGGTGATGGAGATGTTCTGCCGTACCGATCGGCAGCGCATCTGTTACCTCTGCTCCGTGCATCAGCATAAAGGCCACAATACAGTGGGAGAGAATAAGAAGGAAAGGACTGTGAACCAGCGAAAGATCAACTCGAGCCGACGAAAGCTGCGGCAGAAACTCCATGCCAAACAGGAGGACGTGAAGGCACTTGCAAGGAAGGTGGAGGTCTTCACTTCCTCTGCCGATAAGGAAGTGGAGGAGACCGAGAGGGTCTTCAATGAGCGGATCAATTTCTTGCAAAAAAGAAGAACGGAGGTGCATCAGCTGATCAGATCCTGGCAGGCAGCGGAAGTGAAGCGAGTAAATGAGCGTCAGGAGAAGGTGGAGCAGGAGCTCGCCGAGCTCAAGAGGAAAGAGGCTGACCTTCTCGCACAGAGAGAAGCTCTCAATGAGCATCCTGAGTAGAGAGAGTCTGACTGAGCGCAGTTACTGTAAATTTGGAATTAATGACAAATCTTGGGCGCTAGATTTTTTACAAAAAGTTATAACTTTGGTCATAATAAAACTAGCACTGGATTCCCAGCTCCTGTATCCTCCTCCAGAGAGGGAGTGGACCTGGATCAAATAGCAAGATATTCTGTCATTCCATAGTGTCTCTGACACATGACTCTCCTCCAGAGACTCCACACCTCATTCCTTTCAGCCTCTCTATGCTGGAgttgacttttatttaaactCCAGAACTCTTGTCTTCTCGGCCCAATTGTGTTAGTCAGAATAAGTGACATGCAGAGTACAGACAAACAGAGGACATCCCTGCTCATctgggaactacggtggccttcataaACCACTTTCCCACTCCACAGTTTACCATCATCGTAAAGCCACTCACCATCATTGGTGTAGTAAGCTCATGCTTTGGACCTCTTAGAACATATTTCCAATCCATTTCTAAGCATGGTCACGTGAGTTCACTCATTGCGTAGTCCTTCAGCTATagctgtgtttagatctcatgttgcCTAGTGACATTTCTGCTgcgacagacggaggcaacaacACTGTGCTCGTAATgcgagacggctgcaaacaggttgtaCAGGGAGCACGACTGAAATGACAAAGAACAGCCCACGAAAGCTTCACAAAGGAATGATTGTGTTTAATACAAAACTATTATCATTCTGTTGTTCAAGAGTtttatggggggaaaaaaaatcacacacaattgctccctcagtcaggtctggttTTCAGATGACGGATGCAGCACAAATCGTGTTATAGtgtttcatttcacacacaaaaaaacaaactacagcTTTATGTTATAAGTTATAAtgcttttttacatttatgatTAGGTGtcattcagaatcagctgtttattgcagatttgtacatatacactgtaaataccaTTTATAGCATTATAGCAGGTTTTACATAATGATCACTTTTCCATGTGGCCTGAATTGAGCTTCTCCtatttcaaagaccagcaaccaccaGTAACTTACACACATACATCTATGGGCAATAAATAATCTTTCAGTTATCTGACTAATTATTTATATCACCTGTATCCAGCACAGGGTtttgtcctgtttgtgtgtcacgCATCTGTCTCTATCATAGACAGTTTGTCCTGACTTTGCAAAGACAGAATTGTGTAAATTACGTTTCACGTTTGTTTGTTCGACAGTCCTCGTGTCGCTGTTGTCGTTTCCCcacatcagttgtttttttttaactgcaaataaaaaatacatgtcAAAGTTTGTTATCTCCCCCTTTTGCCACATAGTCAACATCCACATTTAATGTTGAACCATAGGGCATACACAATATTGTATtgtaaaactggaaaaaaaaaaacctataacTGTGGTATTGCTGAACGCTTGTCTTGCAATGTtcctaaatacataaatatgaaaacaaaatcaccaCATTTTTTTCTTAGCCCATGTAAAGAGTGCAGTCAGCCTACccattaaaaatgttattgattCAATATGCaacatgtatatgtgtaaaaCAGCTCCTAATTGCATAAATGGGTCTCCTGACATTAAAACTAACACtcacccttaacctaaacctaattctaacccacATTGGGGACAGCACATTGACCTCCATTAGTTTGGACAGCCCAAACAAAGCtttatccctaactttaactaAACCCTAACCTACCCACGTTTCAAATcctagccctaaacttaaccagttcttccgaaatgaagttctgcctcattaggaatACTGTTCCTGACGGGGTCAGTTTTTATGCAAGGAAAAGCCCTAAAGAGTTAACaaatacaattacacacacgcacttcACACAAAACTATCACTGGCTGAACCCCTTGAAATAACTTCTCCAATCTCCATCAAGTGACATTGTTGTTATGCACTCTGAATTAAATGACTTCCTTCCAAACAACACTGAAAGGAACACCCCGCTCTGCAGCCCTCTGAAGCCCTCAGGCACTTTCAGCACATTATCTTGGTTCACTGGTTCACCGGGTTGAGGTCCAACAACTTTCACCAGCCCCTGCATAGAAAAGCTGAGGGCGACGGCCTGCACACTCAGACATGTTGTGTCCTGTGCACTGAAAAATGCTGAAGCAGAGTTTATTGCGTACTCCCCAGTTATGAAAAATGAAGCATTGGGTTAGAGTTGACAAACTTGCGACCTGAGGGCCACATTGAGTAGAAATGCAGGTAAATCTGTCGCTGTTTCCAAATACCC from the Solea solea chromosome 4, fSolSol10.1, whole genome shotgun sequence genome contains:
- the LOC131457979 gene encoding uncharacterized protein LOC131457979 isoform X4; translated protein: MWLAFPHGPICGRTWETGSRLVCCVCRRCFKTGQDVKTCSSCQKTACIIYSVEYDFRQQERRFSEVLNFSARRNNASSTHLSQPFNFSLLRNVITKNLTKSKVKSKKLCRTMFKWLPRKIQQA
- the LOC131458843 gene encoding E3 ubiquitin/ISG15 ligase TRIM25-like gives rise to the protein MAQIAAQLDRELFCCSICKDLLKDPVTISCGHSYCLNCLKIHWDKEDKKKVYSCPDCEQTFTPRPVLEKHAVLAGLVEELKKISLQAAPADHCYAGPEDVACDFCTGTRLKAVKFCLVCVFSYCEKHLQPHKESSALKKHTLVDPFKERQDNICSHHGEVMEMFCRTDRQRICYLCSVHQHKGHNTVGENKKERTVNQRKINSSRRKLRQKLHAKQEDVKALARKVEVFTSSADKEVEETERVFNERINFLQKRRTEVHQLIRSWQAAEVKRVNERQEKVEQELAELKRKEADLLAQREALNEHPE